A stretch of Gopherus evgoodei ecotype Sinaloan lineage chromosome 19, rGopEvg1_v1.p, whole genome shotgun sequence DNA encodes these proteins:
- the GINS4 gene encoding DNA replication complex GINS protein SLD5, whose amino-acid sequence MAEGLEVRELDSDGSSEELVLTPAQLLRSLEQAWLNEKFAPELLESKSEIVECVMEQLDHMESNLKRAKHGDLKVSIHRMEIERIRYVLSSYLRCRLVKIEKFFPHILEKEKSRAEGEPSILSPEEFAFAKEYMANTETYLKNVALKHMPPNLQKVDLLRLVPKPNLDSFVFLRVQERQENILVEPETDEQREYVIDLEEGSQHLIRYKTIAPLVASGAVQLI is encoded by the exons ATGGCGGAGGGGCTGGAGGTGCGCGAGCTGGACTCGGATGGGAGCAGCGAGGAGCTGGTGCTGACCCCCGCCCAGCTCCTCCGCAGCCTGGAGCAG GCCTGGCTGAATGAGAAGTTTGCCCCAGAACTGCTGGAGAGCAAGTCTGAAATCGTGGAATGTGTCATGGAGCAGCTGGACCACATG GAGTCAAATCTGAAACGAGCCAAGCATGGAGACCTGAAGGTCAGCATCCACCGTATGGAGATTGAGAGGATCCGCTATGTCCTCAGCAGCTACTTGCGCTGCAGGCTTGTGAAG ATTGAGAAATTTTTCCCCCATATCCTGGAGAAGGAGAAGTCCCGAGCGGAAGGAGAGCCTTCCATCCTCTCTCCAGAGGAGTTTGCCTTTGCTAAAGA GTACATGGCGAACACAGAAACCTACCTGAAAAACGTGGCCCTGAAACACATGCCTCCCAACCTGCAGAAAGTGGATCTCCTGAGACTGG TTCCCAAACCCAACCTGGACTCCTTTGTATTCctgagggtgcaggagaggcAGGAAAACATATTGGTGGAGCCAGAGACCGATGAGCAGAG GGAATACGTGATTGACCTGGAGGAGGGCTCACAGCATCTGATCAGATACAAAACCATTGCCCCCCTGGTGGCCTCGGGAGCAGTTCAGCTAATTTAA
- the LOC115637160 gene encoding protein phosphatase 1 regulatory subunit 3C-B-like: MSCSELFQVFSTPPAMPVDFAMRLCLTHSPPIRKLLNSYEELRGGRGHKPLRSCLNQKPSAEPERRDSAKGSWSKKKRVVFADMKGLSLTAVRFFSKIEEDLCDLQQALSDLTCLRPKLRDPRPETKKYTLDFPQPSADYTAFRNRLHTNLICLENCLIQERSLSGTVKVRNISYEKKVLVRITFDSWRSFRDVCCQYMHNIYGAADADTFSFNITLPKAPSLRGAIEFCISFQCGQKTYWDNNGGSNYKVCHTSSSSPPSALCQQVRGASVAGEQLGPSKAAALVLSHMQTWRRSENHGPYW; encoded by the exons ATGAGCTGCAGCGA GCTGTTCCAGGTGTTTAGCACACCCCCAGCCATGCCTGTGGATTTTGCCATGCGGCTCTGCCTgacccactctcctcccatccgCAAGCTGCTGAACTCCTATGAGGAGCTGCGGGGTGGCCGGGGGCACAAACCCCTCCGCTCCTGCCTGAACCAGAAGCCCAGTGCAGAGCCGGAGCGGCGGGACAGCGCCAAGGGCAGCTGGAGCAAGAAGAAGAGGGTGGTGTTCGCTGACATGAAGGGGCTTTCGTTGACAGCTGTCCGCTTCTTCTCCAAGATCGAGGAGGACCTGTGCGACCTGCAGCAAGCCCTGTCCGACCTGACCTGCCTCAGGCCCAAGCTGCGAGACCCTCGCCCGGAGACAAAGAAGTACACGCTGGacttcccacagccctctgctgacTACACGGCCTTCCGCAACCGTCTGCACACCAACCTGATCTGCCTGGAGAACTGTCTGATCCAGGAGCGCTCCCTGTCAGGGACTGTCAAGGTCAGGAACATCAGCTACGAGAAGAAGGTGCTTGTCCGCATCACCTTTGACTCCTGGAGGAGTTTCCGGGATGTCTGCTGCCAATACATGCACAACATCTACGGCGCCGCTGATGCGGACACGTTCTCCTTCAACATCACTCTGCCCAAAGCACCCAGCCTCCGTGGAGCCATCGAGTTCTGCATTTCCTTCCAGTGTGGGCAGAAAACTTACTGGGACAACAATGGTGGGAGCAACTACAAGGTATGCCACACAAGTTCCTCGTCCCCTCCCAGCGCCCTCTGCCAGCAAGTAAGGGGGGCCagtgtggctggagagcagctgggCCCCTCCAAGGCAGCAGCGCTGGTCCTCTCTCACATGCAGACCTGGAGGCGTTCGGAAAACCATGGTCCGTACTGGTAG